In Bradyrhizobium manausense, the sequence GACCCCGATCGCAGCCGCGGCCGGCTGGTCGCCGAGCCGCCGAGCCGGACCCGGAGCCCGTTCCGTCGTGATTGCGACCGGGTGATCCATTCCACGGCGTTCCGCCGCCTGAAGTACAAGACCCAGGTGTTCGTGTTCCACGAAGGCGACCATTACCGGACCCGGCTGACCCATTCGCTGGAGGTGGCGCAGATCGCCCGCGCGCTGGCCCGGCAGCTTGGGCTCGACGAGGACCTTACCGAAACCCTGGCGCTCGCCCATGATCTCGGCCATCCGCCGTTCGGCCATGCCGGCGAGCGGGCGCTGGACGCCTGCCTCAAGGATTTCGGCGGCTTCGACCACAATGCCCAGGCGCTCCGCGTCGTCGGCTCGCTGGAGCACCGCTATCCCGAATTCGACGGGCTCAATCTGACCTGGGAATCGCTCGAGGGCATCGTCAAGCACAACGGACCGCTGACCGACCGCAGCGGCGCGCCGGTTGGACGCTATCGTGAGCACGGCGTACCCGTCGGGATCGCCGACTACATCAAGACCTATGACCTCGAACTCTGGAGCTTCGCCTCGATGGAGGCACAGGTCGCGGCGATCGCCGACGATATCGCCTATGACGCCCACGATATCGACGACGGCCTGCGTGCCGGCCTGTTCCACCTCGACGATCTCAAGGTCATGCCGCTCACGGCCGAGATCATCGCCGAGACCTCGGCGCATTACCCTGACCTCGAAGACGTCAGGCGCGGGGCCGAGCTGGTGCGCGAACTGATCTCGCATCTGATCGGCGCGGTGTTCGCGGAAGCGCAGACGAACATTGCCGCCGTCGGGCCGCAATCGGCCAATGACGTCCGCCAGCAGAACCGGGCCCTGATCGCGTTCCCGCCTGACGTCGCCGAGGAGGAGGCCGCCATCAAGCGCTTCCTCTACGGGCACATGTACCGCCACAAGCGGGTGATGCGGGTGATGGCCGAGGCGGAACAGATCGTGTTCGACCTGTTCGCGAAATACCTGACGTCGCCGGCCGACCTGCCGCCGGAATGGCTGGTCGGGGCCGAGACGGACAATGAGGGCGAGCGGGCCCGCCGGATCGGCAATTTCATCGCCGGAATGACCGACCGTTTCGCCCTGACCGAGCACCAGCGGCTCTTTGACTCGACCCCGGATTTGCGTTAGGCGGCGCCCATGCCCGACACATCCCCAGCACCGCATTTGTTCGCCGACGTGCTTGCACGCGTGCATGCCGCCTGCCGCGCGCTCGCGGTGGAAGCCAATTGGCCCGAGGGCATCGATTTCTCGCGCGTGGTGGTCGAGCCGCCGCGCGATGCCTCTCATGGCGACATGGCGACCAACGCCGCGATGGTGCTGGCGAAAGAGGCAAAGGCAAAGCCCCGCGATCTCGCCGAGCAGATCGCCGAGCAGCTGCGCGCCGATGCGCTGATCACCAAGGTCGACGTGGCCGGTCCCGGCTTCATCAATCTGACGCTGAAGCCGGCCGCCTGGGCGGAGGCGTTGCGCACGGTGCTGCGCGAGGGCGCCGATTACGGCCGCGTCCGCGGCGGCTCCAAGGTCAATGTCGAATACGTTTCCGCCAATCCGACCGGGCCGATGCATGTCGGCCATTGCCGTGGCGCTGTGTTCGGCGACGCGCTGGCGAGCCTGTTGCAGTTCGGCGGCCATGACGTCACCCGCGAATACTACATCAACGATGCCGGTGCCCAGGTCGACGTGCTCGCTCGCTCCGCCTTCCTGCGGTATCGCGAGGCGCTCGGCGAGGACATCGGTGCGATCCCGGAAGGGCTCTATCCCGGCGACTACCTGAAGCCTGTGGGCGCAGCGCTTGCGAAAGAGCATGGCGACAAGCTCCTCGCGATGAGCGAGGCCCAGTGGCTGCCGACGGTGCGCGCCAAGGCGATCGCGATGATGATGGACGAGATCAAGGACGATCTCGCCGCTCTCAACATCCGCCACGACGTGTTCTTCTCCGAGCGCTCGCTGATCGAGAGCGGCAACAACAAGGTTGCCGAGACCATCGACTTCCTCAAGGCCAAGGGCGACATCTACGAGGGGCGGCTGCCGCCGCCGAAGGGCGCGCCGGTCGAGGATTGGGAAGACCGCGAGCAGCTGCTGTTCAAGGCGACCGCTTACGGCGACGACGTCGATCGTCCGCTGATCAAGTCGGACAATTCCTACACTTATTTCGCCTCCGACATCGCCTACCACAAGAACAAGTTCGACCGTGGTTTTGCGGAGATGATCGACGTCTGGGGCGCCGACCATGGCGGCTACATCAAGCGCATGCAGGCGGCGGTGAAGGCGACGACGTCAGGCAAGGGCGCACTCGACGTCAAGATCGTCCAGCTCGTGAAGTTGCTGCGTAACGGCGAGCCGGTGAAAATGTCCAAGCGGAGCGGGGACTTCGTCACCTTG encodes:
- the argS gene encoding arginine--tRNA ligase yields the protein MPDTSPAPHLFADVLARVHAACRALAVEANWPEGIDFSRVVVEPPRDASHGDMATNAAMVLAKEAKAKPRDLAEQIAEQLRADALITKVDVAGPGFINLTLKPAAWAEALRTVLREGADYGRVRGGSKVNVEYVSANPTGPMHVGHCRGAVFGDALASLLQFGGHDVTREYYINDAGAQVDVLARSAFLRYREALGEDIGAIPEGLYPGDYLKPVGAALAKEHGDKLLAMSEAQWLPTVRAKAIAMMMDEIKDDLAALNIRHDVFFSERSLIESGNNKVAETIDFLKAKGDIYEGRLPPPKGAPVEDWEDREQLLFKATAYGDDVDRPLIKSDNSYTYFASDIAYHKNKFDRGFAEMIDVWGADHGGYIKRMQAAVKATTSGKGALDVKIVQLVKLLRNGEPVKMSKRSGDFVTLREVVDEVGQDAVRFMMLYRKNDAVLDFDLAKVMQQSRDNPVFYVQYGHARGHSIFRNARAEVFPELPEDADKRIAWLSESAVERLSDPVELDLLKRLAIFPRMLEAAAAAHEPHRIAFYLYDLASEFHALWTKGRDLPYLRFIINNDADLTKARLAMVQGVVSVLASGLAILGVHAPDEMR
- a CDS encoding deoxyguanosinetriphosphate triphosphohydrolase, whose amino-acid sequence is MSVGMAAPRAPYACDPDRSRGRLVAEPPSRTRSPFRRDCDRVIHSTAFRRLKYKTQVFVFHEGDHYRTRLTHSLEVAQIARALARQLGLDEDLTETLALAHDLGHPPFGHAGERALDACLKDFGGFDHNAQALRVVGSLEHRYPEFDGLNLTWESLEGIVKHNGPLTDRSGAPVGRYREHGVPVGIADYIKTYDLELWSFASMEAQVAAIADDIAYDAHDIDDGLRAGLFHLDDLKVMPLTAEIIAETSAHYPDLEDVRRGAELVRELISHLIGAVFAEAQTNIAAVGPQSANDVRQQNRALIAFPPDVAEEEAAIKRFLYGHMYRHKRVMRVMAEAEQIVFDLFAKYLTSPADLPPEWLVGAETDNEGERARRIGNFIAGMTDRFALTEHQRLFDSTPDLR